A stretch of the Actinoalloteichus fjordicus genome encodes the following:
- a CDS encoding S9 family peptidase, with the protein MRTLPQLIAVEEFFGPPARSRARLSPDGTKVAYFAPWRDRLNVFVRDLAGDWPETDAVDDPASRRVTSDDHRSIDAFFWTADSRYLLFTQDTDGDENAHLHRVDPTRPEEPAIDLTPIDGVRLLGTQFSSDRPGTVFVQLNARRPDLIDLYELDLDTARLTLLAENPGDVLGWQCTPQERILAFSMADDGDHLLSDWNDGAQRLITRFPGDDHIFGVLPCVPTPDGTGLWIGSSRGSDRTRLVRVDLDSGEQVGVDSHPVFDLDTPRPEADPRFPSALIVHPTTGKLLGARYLGDRQVIHALDPQFAEVLPRLAELSDGDPAHLSCDAGGQRWVVDFTHDRDPGVTWFYDHTTGAARRLFRPYPHLDPARLAPVSPVTVPARDGLNLPCHLTLPTGVEPRGLPTVLLLHGGPWYRDSWCYDPEVQLLANRGYAVLQVNFRGSTGYGKAHTQAAIGEFAGRIHDDVIDALDWAIAQGHTDPDRVAIYGCSYGGYAALVGAAFTPDRFAAAVSYTGMSDLPDLIRSVIPVVRRGIQNSYLRYMGDPDDPDQEADLLARSPISRVGDITAPMLLIHGANDVRVARRHSDRIVEALRARGAEVEYLLNETEGHWFINPDSNIELYRTLERFLARHLGGRATDPAAS; encoded by the coding sequence ATGAGGACCCTGCCGCAACTGATCGCCGTCGAGGAGTTCTTCGGCCCGCCTGCCCGCAGCCGCGCCCGGCTCTCCCCGGACGGCACGAAGGTCGCCTACTTCGCCCCGTGGCGGGACCGGCTCAACGTGTTCGTCCGTGACCTGGCCGGGGACTGGCCCGAGACCGACGCGGTGGACGACCCGGCCTCCCGACGCGTCACCTCCGACGACCACCGCAGCATCGACGCGTTCTTCTGGACCGCCGATTCCCGTTATCTGCTGTTCACCCAGGACACCGACGGCGACGAGAACGCCCATCTGCATCGGGTCGATCCGACCCGTCCGGAGGAGCCCGCGATCGACCTCACCCCGATCGACGGGGTGCGCCTGTTGGGCACCCAGTTCTCCTCGGACCGGCCGGGGACGGTTTTCGTGCAGCTCAACGCGCGTCGACCCGACCTGATCGATCTCTACGAGCTCGACCTCGACACCGCCCGGCTGACCCTGCTCGCCGAGAACCCCGGCGACGTCCTCGGCTGGCAGTGCACGCCGCAGGAGCGGATCCTCGCCTTCAGCATGGCGGACGACGGCGATCACCTGCTGTCGGACTGGAACGACGGTGCCCAGCGCCTGATCACGCGGTTCCCCGGCGACGACCACATCTTCGGCGTCCTGCCCTGCGTGCCCACCCCGGACGGGACGGGGCTGTGGATCGGCTCGTCCCGAGGCTCGGACCGCACCCGACTGGTGCGGGTGGATCTGGACAGCGGTGAGCAGGTCGGGGTGGACAGCCACCCCGTGTTCGACCTGGACACCCCCCGCCCGGAGGCCGATCCCCGGTTCCCGTCCGCCCTGATCGTTCATCCGACGACCGGAAAGCTGCTCGGGGCCCGCTACCTCGGCGACCGCCAGGTGATCCACGCCCTCGACCCGCAGTTCGCCGAGGTCCTGCCGAGGCTGGCCGAGCTGTCCGACGGCGACCCGGCTCACCTCTCCTGCGATGCAGGCGGACAGCGTTGGGTGGTCGACTTCACCCACGACCGCGACCCCGGCGTCACCTGGTTCTACGACCACACCACCGGGGCGGCCCGGCGGCTGTTCCGCCCCTACCCGCACCTGGACCCCGCCCGGCTCGCCCCGGTCAGCCCGGTCACCGTCCCCGCTCGCGACGGCCTGAACCTGCCCTGCCACCTCACCCTGCCGACCGGGGTGGAGCCCCGCGGCCTTCCGACGGTGCTGTTGCTGCACGGCGGGCCGTGGTATCGCGACAGCTGGTGCTACGACCCGGAGGTACAGCTGCTGGCCAACCGAGGTTACGCGGTGCTGCAGGTGAACTTCCGTGGCTCGACCGGCTACGGCAAGGCCCACACCCAGGCCGCGATCGGCGAGTTCGCCGGGCGCATCCACGACGACGTGATCGACGCCCTGGACTGGGCGATCGCACAGGGCCACACCGATCCCGACCGGGTCGCGATCTACGGCTGTTCCTACGGCGGTTACGCCGCCCTGGTCGGGGCCGCGTTCACCCCCGACCGTTTCGCCGCCGCCGTCAGCTACACCGGCATGTCCGACCTGCCCGACCTCATCCGGTCGGTGATCCCCGTCGTCAGGCGCGGCATCCAGAACAGCTACCTCCGCTACATGGGCGACCCGGACGACCCGGACCAGGAAGCCGACCTGCTCGCCCGCTCGCCGATCAGCAGGGTCGGGGACATCACCGCCCCGATGCTGCTCATCCACGGTGCCAACGACGTCCGCGTAGCCCGCCGCCACTCCGACCGGATAGTAGAGGCGTTGCGCGCTCGAGGCGCGGAGGTGGAATACCTGCTCAACGAGACCGAGGGCCATTGGTTCATCAATCCCGACAGCAACATCGAGCTCTACCGCACCCTGGAGCGATTCCTGGCCCGCCACCTCGGCGGACGCGCCACCGACCCGGCCGCGTCCTGA
- a CDS encoding FMN reductase has protein sequence MITRTLTVVTAGLSQPSSTRLLADRLAEASARALGEQDVHVDTEVIELRSHAKELADHLLTGFPAGGLRTAIDRVTNSDGLIAVTPIFTASYSGLFKMFFDVLDADALAGLPVLVGATGGTARHSLALDHALRPMFGYLRAVVVPTGVYAASEDWGTGGGDNGLVSRIDRAAGELAGLIAGRPAARTATDPFDDPVPFSQLLGRTEEP, from the coding sequence ATGATCACCCGCACGCTCACCGTGGTGACCGCCGGCCTCAGCCAGCCGTCGTCGACCAGGCTGCTGGCCGACCGGCTGGCCGAGGCCTCGGCGCGAGCCCTCGGTGAGCAGGACGTCCACGTCGACACCGAGGTGATCGAACTCCGGTCCCACGCCAAGGAGCTGGCCGACCATCTGCTGACCGGCTTCCCTGCCGGCGGTCTGCGCACGGCGATCGACCGCGTCACGAACTCCGACGGGCTGATCGCCGTGACACCGATCTTCACCGCCTCCTACAGCGGGCTGTTCAAGATGTTCTTCGACGTGCTCGACGCCGACGCGCTGGCGGGCCTGCCCGTCCTCGTCGGCGCGACGGGCGGCACGGCCCGGCATTCGCTCGCCCTGGATCACGCGCTGCGGCCGATGTTCGGCTACCTGCGGGCGGTCGTCGTCCCCACCGGCGTCTACGCCGCATCCGAGGACTGGGGCACCGGCGGCGGCGACAACGGCCTGGTGAGCAGGATCGATCGGGCCGCGGGCGAGCTGGCCGGGCTGATAGCGGGCCGACCGGCCGCCCGCACCGCCACCGATCCCTTCGACGACCCGGTGCCCTTCTCCCAGCTCCTCGGCCGGACGGAGGAGCCGTGA
- a CDS encoding bifunctional FO biosynthesis protein CofGH, with the protein MRRALRRARDGVTLDATEASVLLHARDADLDELLAVAGRARDAHLTAEGRAGLVTYSRKVFIPLTRLCRDRCHYCTFATVPHKVESAYLEREEVVAIARQGAEAGCKEALFTLGDRPELRWDAASEWLEARGYSSTVDYLRSCAVAVLEETGLLPHLNPGVLSWSEMTRLKPVAPSMGMMLETTSERLWSEKGMPHYASPDKEPAVRLKVLAEAGRIGIPFTSGILIGIGETRLERAEALLALRASARQYGHLQEVIVQNFRAKPDTAMRGMPDADLNELAATIAVARLLMPSGVSVQAPPNLVGAEHGLMLRAGIDDWGGVSPVTPDHVNPERPWPAIDALREVTAENGFALRERLTIYPRHLRQGLAGDSTQWLDTRVAAHVAALATPDGLADEAAVLAGRPWQEPDGGIESVGRTDLHVGIDTVGRSEDRRGDFDTVYGDWDSLKASLPDTAAPERLDTDVRAGLRIAAADPAALLDEANTAAAMALMTCDGVALDALAGLADDLRRSVVGDDVTYVVNRNINFSNICYVGCRFCAFAQRERDADAYRLSPAEVADRAEEAWRAGATEVCMQGGIDPKLPVTGYVDLVRAVRARVPEMHVHAFSPMEIVSVAAKAGISIEECLTELRDAGLGSIPGTAAEILDDDVRWVLTKGKLPAAQWIEVVSTAHRLGIPSSSTMMYGHVDTPEHWLGHLRTLAGVQDTAKANGVGGFTEFVPLPFVHRNAPLYLAGLARPGPTRRDNRAVHAMARLLLHGRIDNVQCSWVKLGEEGSTEVLTGGANDVGGTLMEETISRMAGSEHGSARTVEQLRALADRIGRPARQRGTTYGRVGRVQLGLSPVGGAVAEGATCAAHQG; encoded by the coding sequence ATGCGGCGGGCCTTGCGTCGCGCCAGGGACGGGGTGACGCTCGACGCCACCGAGGCCTCCGTGCTGCTGCACGCCCGTGACGCCGATCTCGACGAACTCCTCGCGGTCGCGGGTCGGGCGCGTGATGCGCACCTGACGGCGGAGGGCCGCGCAGGCCTGGTCACCTACAGCCGCAAGGTGTTCATCCCCCTGACCCGGTTGTGCCGCGACCGCTGCCACTACTGCACCTTCGCGACCGTGCCGCACAAGGTCGAGTCCGCCTATCTCGAGCGCGAGGAGGTCGTGGCAATCGCGCGCCAGGGCGCCGAGGCGGGCTGCAAAGAGGCCCTGTTCACCCTGGGCGACCGGCCGGAGCTGCGCTGGGACGCCGCCTCCGAGTGGCTCGAGGCACGCGGCTACTCGTCCACAGTGGACTACCTGCGGTCCTGTGCCGTCGCGGTCCTGGAGGAGACCGGCCTGCTCCCGCATCTCAACCCCGGCGTGCTGAGCTGGTCCGAGATGACCAGGCTCAAGCCCGTCGCTCCCAGCATGGGCATGATGCTGGAGACCACGTCCGAGCGGCTGTGGAGCGAGAAGGGCATGCCGCACTACGCCAGCCCGGACAAGGAGCCCGCCGTCCGGCTCAAGGTGCTCGCCGAGGCCGGTCGCATCGGCATCCCCTTCACCAGCGGCATCCTCATCGGCATCGGCGAGACGCGCCTCGAACGCGCCGAGGCGTTGCTCGCCCTGCGTGCCTCCGCCCGCCAGTACGGGCATCTCCAAGAGGTGATCGTCCAGAACTTCCGCGCCAAGCCGGACACCGCGATGCGCGGAATGCCCGACGCCGACCTGAACGAACTCGCGGCCACGATCGCGGTGGCCCGGCTGCTGATGCCCTCGGGCGTCAGCGTGCAGGCGCCGCCGAACCTCGTCGGGGCCGAACACGGCCTGATGCTGCGGGCAGGCATCGACGACTGGGGCGGGGTGTCCCCGGTGACGCCCGACCACGTCAACCCCGAACGCCCCTGGCCCGCGATCGACGCGCTGCGCGAGGTCACCGCCGAGAACGGCTTCGCCCTGCGTGAGCGGCTCACCATCTACCCGCGTCATCTGCGGCAGGGCCTAGCCGGGGACAGCACCCAGTGGCTCGACACCAGGGTCGCGGCCCACGTCGCGGCGCTGGCCACCCCGGACGGTCTCGCCGACGAGGCCGCCGTCCTCGCGGGCCGCCCCTGGCAGGAGCCCGACGGCGGGATCGAGTCGGTCGGCCGCACCGACCTGCACGTCGGCATCGACACCGTCGGCCGCAGCGAGGACCGGCGCGGCGACTTCGACACCGTCTACGGCGACTGGGACTCGCTCAAGGCGAGCCTGCCGGACACCGCCGCACCCGAACGCCTGGACACCGACGTCCGCGCGGGCCTGCGCATCGCCGCCGCCGACCCGGCCGCCCTGCTCGACGAGGCCAACACCGCCGCCGCCATGGCCTTGATGACCTGCGACGGCGTGGCGCTGGACGCGCTCGCGGGCCTCGCGGACGACCTGCGTCGCAGCGTCGTCGGCGACGACGTCACCTACGTCGTCAACCGCAACATCAACTTCTCCAACATCTGCTACGTGGGCTGCCGATTCTGCGCCTTCGCCCAGCGGGAACGCGACGCAGACGCCTACCGCCTGTCTCCGGCGGAGGTCGCCGACCGGGCCGAGGAGGCCTGGCGGGCGGGCGCCACCGAGGTCTGCATGCAGGGCGGCATCGACCCGAAGCTGCCGGTCACCGGCTACGTCGACCTGGTGCGCGCGGTGCGGGCCCGCGTGCCGGAGATGCACGTGCACGCCTTCAGTCCGATGGAGATCGTCAGCGTCGCGGCCAAGGCGGGCATCAGCATCGAGGAGTGCCTCACCGAGCTGCGCGACGCCGGGCTGGGCAGCATCCCCGGCACCGCCGCCGAGATCCTCGACGACGACGTCCGCTGGGTGCTGACCAAGGGGAAGCTGCCCGCCGCCCAGTGGATCGAGGTCGTCAGCACCGCGCACCGGCTGGGCATCCCGTCCTCCTCGACGATGATGTACGGCCACGTCGACACCCCGGAACACTGGCTGGGCCACCTGCGCACCCTCGCCGGAGTGCAGGACACGGCGAAGGCGAACGGGGTCGGTGGCTTCACCGAGTTCGTGCCGCTGCCCTTCGTCCACCGCAACGCGCCGCTCTACCTGGCGGGCCTGGCCCGGCCGGGGCCGACGCGGCGGGACAACCGCGCGGTGCACGCCATGGCGCGGCTCCTGCTGCACGGCCGGATCGACAACGTGCAGTGCTCCTGGGTGAAGCTCGGCGAGGAGGGCTCCACCGAGGTGCTCACCGGCGGCGCCAACGACGTCGGCGGCACGCTCATGGAGGAGACCATCAGCCGGATGGCGGGCTCCGAACACGGCTCCGCGCGCACCGTCGAGCAGCTCCGTGCCCTGGCCGACCGCATCGGCCGCCCGGCCCGGCAGCGCGGCACCACCTACGGCCGGGTTGGCCGGGTGCAGCTCGGGTTGTCGCCGGTCGGCGGGGCGGTCGCCGAGGGCGCGACCTGCGCGGCGCATCAGGGGTGA
- a CDS encoding MarR family winged helix-turn-helix transcriptional regulator, with product MSRGERTARPAGAESGDAEDQRARSSARMAERDARRAKVDVWRSLMEVHATVLAELEDEFATRHSLSVSEFDALSNIPTGGVRLRELTDRVVLSQSAVSRLVDRLERRGLVERSVLPDDSRAVYVRLTSAGRRLMLAAIRTNAAVVERAFADRLSEPELRALGTVFGRLRPRQVSRDPRLR from the coding sequence GTGAGCAGGGGAGAGCGGACGGCGCGGCCTGCCGGGGCCGAGTCCGGCGATGCCGAGGACCAGCGGGCGCGGTCCTCGGCCCGGATGGCCGAGCGGGACGCCCGCCGGGCCAAGGTCGACGTGTGGCGCTCGCTGATGGAGGTCCACGCGACGGTGCTCGCCGAGCTGGAAGACGAGTTCGCCACCCGACACAGCCTGTCGGTGAGCGAATTCGACGCGCTGTCCAACATCCCGACCGGCGGGGTGCGGCTGCGCGAGCTGACCGACCGCGTCGTGCTGAGCCAGAGCGCGGTGAGCAGGCTCGTCGACCGACTGGAGCGACGCGGACTCGTCGAACGCTCGGTGCTGCCGGACGACTCCCGTGCCGTCTACGTCCGCCTCACCTCGGCTGGGCGCAGGCTGATGCTGGCGGCGATCCGCACCAACGCCGCCGTCGTGGAGCGGGCCTTCGCCGACCGGCTCTCGGAACCGGAGCTGCGGGCGTTGGGGACGGTGTTCGGCAGGCTGCGGCCTCGGCAGGTGTCGCGGGACCCGAGACTGCGGTGA
- a CDS encoding ankyrin repeat domain-containing protein, whose amino-acid sequence MAGVSSTGWAKPTPPWTDLAEVRARFDAGADPNVGGYLGDPPLHQAASEGSPEVVAELAGRVRDVDARSSGHTALWTAVYEGRPENARVLLAAGADPWQPMMSGWSPGRLSLAGADAGLFGSPPDGVCLSAAEKAASAEGRRLIAALGDDYFDGFGLLCVADVTAAETARRLDAVPMTDTGPGSFVDDPWDRELDNETLRIFGVTDVPGGVILTQPWGYGPSMPGVATRVSVGTHAYGLYVNPKSGGQGSIVRDGVIEGSDLICGHWHGATSSEEVLAAYLYRYSGVAYACAYAGLRPTDTRPVAGPPDRWLRLPDRDYWQ is encoded by the coding sequence GTCGGCGGGTATCTGGGTGATCCGCCCCTGCACCAGGCGGCCTCCGAAGGCTCGCCCGAGGTGGTCGCCGAGTTGGCCGGGCGAGTTCGCGACGTCGATGCTCGATCCAGTGGTCACACCGCGCTCTGGACGGCCGTCTACGAGGGCCGGCCGGAGAATGCCCGTGTACTCCTCGCCGCCGGGGCGGACCCGTGGCAGCCGATGATGTCGGGCTGGTCGCCGGGCAGGCTCAGCCTGGCGGGTGCCGATGCCGGATTGTTCGGCAGCCCGCCCGACGGGGTGTGCCTGTCGGCTGCGGAGAAGGCCGCTTCGGCGGAGGGCCGCAGGCTGATCGCGGCACTGGGCGATGACTACTTCGACGGCTTCGGGCTGCTGTGCGTCGCCGACGTCACGGCAGCCGAGACGGCCCGACGCCTGGACGCCGTGCCGATGACCGACACCGGACCCGGCTCGTTCGTCGACGATCCCTGGGACCGCGAACTGGACAACGAGACGCTGCGCATCTTCGGCGTCACCGACGTGCCGGGCGGCGTCATCCTCACGCAGCCGTGGGGATACGGGCCGTCGATGCCCGGCGTCGCGACCCGCGTCTCGGTCGGCACACATGCCTACGGGCTCTACGTCAACCCGAAGAGCGGCGGTCAGGGCAGTATCGTGCGGGACGGGGTGATCGAAGGCTCGGACCTGATCTGCGGCCACTGGCACGGCGCCACGTCGTCCGAAGAAGTCCTCGCCGCGTACCTCTATCGGTACTCGGGGGTGGCCTACGCGTGTGCTTATGCCGGGCTTCGGCCGACAGACACCCGTCCGGTCGCCGGGCCGCCCGATCGCTGGCTCCGCCTGCCAGACCGGGACTATTGGCAATGA
- a CDS encoding LLM class flavin-dependent oxidoreductase: MQFGIFTVGDVTPDPTDGTTPTEAERIKAMVAIAMKAEEIGLDVFATGEHHNPPFVPSSPTTMLGYIAARTERLLLSTATTLITTNDPVKIAEDYAMLQHLADGRVDLMLGRGNTGPVYPWFGQDIRQGIPLAVENYALLHQLWREDVVDWEGRFRTPLQSFTSTPRPLDGVPPFVWHGSIRSPEIAEQAAYYGDGFFANHIFWPKEHFIRLINLYRTRFEHYGHGAADQAIVGLGGQLFLRPKSQDAVREFRPYFDNAPVYGHGPSLEDFMEQTPLTVGSPQEAIDKTLRFREYFGDYQRQLFLVDHAGLPLKTVLEQLDIIGEEVLPVLRKEFDALRPAHVPAAPTHASLRAAREQAREHAGAAETDAVTTDAGGQR, encoded by the coding sequence ATGCAGTTCGGGATCTTCACCGTCGGAGACGTCACACCAGACCCGACCGACGGCACCACGCCCACCGAGGCGGAGCGGATCAAGGCGATGGTCGCCATCGCGATGAAGGCCGAGGAGATCGGGCTCGACGTCTTCGCGACCGGCGAGCACCACAACCCGCCGTTCGTCCCCTCCTCCCCCACGACCATGCTCGGCTACATCGCGGCCCGCACCGAGCGGCTGCTGCTGTCCACCGCGACGACGCTGATCACGACGAACGACCCGGTGAAGATCGCCGAGGACTACGCCATGCTTCAGCACCTCGCCGACGGACGGGTGGATCTGATGCTCGGCCGGGGCAACACCGGGCCGGTCTACCCGTGGTTCGGCCAGGACATCCGGCAGGGCATCCCGCTGGCGGTGGAGAACTACGCGCTGCTGCACCAGTTGTGGCGCGAGGACGTGGTGGACTGGGAAGGCCGCTTCCGCACGCCCCTGCAGTCCTTCACCTCGACGCCCCGCCCGCTGGACGGCGTGCCGCCGTTCGTCTGGCACGGTTCGATCCGCAGCCCCGAGATCGCCGAGCAGGCCGCCTACTACGGCGACGGCTTCTTCGCCAACCACATCTTCTGGCCGAAGGAGCACTTCATCCGGCTGATCAACCTGTACCGCACCCGCTTCGAGCACTACGGGCACGGCGCGGCCGATCAGGCGATCGTCGGACTCGGCGGGCAGCTGTTCCTGCGGCCGAAGTCGCAGGACGCGGTCCGGGAGTTCCGGCCGTACTTCGACAACGCGCCGGTCTACGGGCACGGGCCGTCGTTGGAGGACTTCATGGAGCAGACGCCGCTGACCGTCGGCAGCCCGCAGGAGGCGATCGACAAGACGCTGCGGTTCCGGGAGTACTTCGGCGACTACCAGCGGCAGCTGTTCCTGGTCGACCACGCGGGCCTGCCGTTGAAGACCGTCCTGGAACAGCTCGACATCATCGGCGAGGAGGTGCTGCCCGTGCTGCGCAAGGAGTTCGACGCGCTGCGGCCCGCCCACGTCCCGGCGGCCCCGACCCACGCGAGCCTGCGGGCCGCGCGGGAGCAGGCCCGGGAACACGCAGGCGCCGCCGAGACCGACGCCGTCACGACCGACGCCGGGGGGCAGCGATGA
- a CDS encoding MerR family transcriptional regulator: MLSSELAELAGVTVRTLRHYHQIGLLAEPPRSAGGYRRYDVGHLVRLLRITRLTALGVPLSALPPVLDDPGAAEQLLEEFDRQAAAEIERFTARRASIAVLRRTGSPPDLPPELAAFRSAPEPAVPATMARYEHEQLLLVGHLLGEAGHAELIALLSAGTATVAPLTARFYALDSDTPDDEVAALIDDLVAHLEPMVARLTALPAIDRRASALVDELGEHNLRPVQHRVLRRVEQRLIRSDGS; encoded by the coding sequence TTGCTCAGCAGTGAACTCGCCGAACTGGCCGGTGTCACCGTCCGCACGCTGCGCCATTACCACCAGATCGGGTTGCTGGCCGAGCCGCCGCGTTCGGCCGGTGGCTATCGGCGCTACGACGTGGGCCACCTGGTTCGGCTCCTGCGCATCACTCGGTTGACGGCCCTCGGCGTCCCGCTGTCCGCGCTGCCCCCGGTGCTGGACGATCCGGGGGCCGCCGAGCAGCTGCTCGAGGAGTTCGACCGGCAGGCCGCCGCGGAGATCGAACGGTTCACCGCTCGCCGGGCCAGTATCGCCGTGCTGCGCCGCACGGGCTCCCCACCGGATCTGCCCCCGGAGCTGGCGGCGTTCCGGTCGGCCCCCGAACCGGCCGTACCGGCCACGATGGCCCGTTACGAGCACGAGCAGCTGCTGCTGGTCGGGCACCTGCTCGGCGAGGCGGGCCACGCCGAGCTCATCGCGCTGCTCAGCGCCGGTACGGCGACCGTCGCTCCGCTCACGGCGCGGTTCTACGCCCTCGATTCCGACACCCCCGACGACGAGGTCGCGGCGCTCATCGACGACCTGGTCGCGCATCTGGAACCGATGGTGGCGCGCCTGACCGCGCTGCCCGCCATCGACCGGCGGGCGTCGGCGCTGGTGGACGAACTGGGCGAGCACAACCTGCGGCCCGTGCAGCACCGCGTCCTGCGTCGGGTCGAGCAGCGGTTGATCCGGTCCGACGGGTCCTGA